Proteins encoded within one genomic window of Acidovorax sp. 107:
- the hprK gene encoding HPr(Ser) kinase/phosphatase gives MKPNVVSADVLFEEFRGLLKWEWVAGLGASERRFDEVAVRSARSGADLVGYLNYIHPYRVQILGEREIAYLSNASPDDCKRRIARIVTLEPPVLVLADNQTAPDALVSMCERAQIPMFSTHESSAFVIDVLRAYLSKHFADRTTMHGVFMDILGLGVMITGESGLGKSELGLELISRGNGLVADDAVDLFRINQTTIEGKCPELLQNLLEVRGIGLLDIRAIFGETAVRRKMRLKLIVHLVRKETMERDYERLPYEPLTQDVLGVPVLKVVIQVVAGRNIAVLVEAAVRNTILQLRGIDTYQEFVERHRRAMERDTGG, from the coding sequence GTGAAGCCCAATGTTGTCAGTGCCGACGTCCTTTTTGAGGAATTTCGCGGCCTGCTGAAGTGGGAATGGGTGGCGGGTCTTGGCGCCTCAGAGCGCCGCTTTGACGAAGTGGCCGTGCGCTCAGCGCGTTCCGGCGCCGACCTGGTCGGCTACCTCAACTACATCCATCCCTACCGGGTCCAGATCCTCGGCGAGCGCGAAATCGCCTACCTGAGCAACGCGTCTCCCGACGATTGCAAGCGCCGCATTGCCCGCATCGTGACGCTGGAGCCGCCGGTTCTGGTGCTGGCCGATAACCAGACCGCCCCCGATGCGCTGGTGTCGATGTGCGAGCGTGCGCAGATTCCGATGTTCTCCACGCACGAGTCGTCGGCGTTTGTCATCGACGTGCTGCGCGCCTACCTGTCCAAGCACTTTGCCGACCGCACCACGATGCACGGCGTGTTCATGGACATCCTGGGCCTGGGCGTGATGATCACCGGCGAGTCGGGCCTGGGCAAAAGCGAACTGGGCCTGGAGCTGATCTCGCGAGGCAACGGCCTGGTGGCCGACGATGCGGTGGACCTGTTCCGTATCAACCAGACCACCATCGAGGGCAAGTGCCCCGAACTCCTGCAGAACCTGCTGGAAGTGCGCGGCATTGGCCTGCTCGACATCCGCGCCATCTTTGGCGAGACGGCCGTGCGCCGCAAGATGCGCCTCAAGCTCATCGTGCACCTGGTGCGCAAGGAAACGATGGAGCGGGACTACGAGCGCCTGCCGTACGAGCCGCTCACTCAGGATGTGCTGGGTGTGCCCGTGCTCAAGGTCGTGATCCAGGTGGTGGCCGGTCGCAACATCGCTGTGCTGGTCGAAGCCGCCGT
- a CDS encoding PTS sugar transporter subunit IIA — protein MNRLASILPSAQVLVSVDATSKKRAFEEAGLLFESQHGLSRALITDSLFARERLGSTGLGHGVAIPHGRIKGLKAPMAAVFQLLNPIGFDAPDELPVGLLIFLLVPEAATQKHLEILSEIAELLSDSALREKLKACTDATELHGMIAGWQSTQAA, from the coding sequence CCATCCTGCCCTCCGCTCAAGTGCTTGTGAGCGTGGACGCCACCAGCAAGAAGCGTGCTTTTGAAGAAGCGGGTCTGCTGTTCGAGAGCCAGCATGGGCTGTCGCGCGCCCTGATCACCGACAGTCTGTTTGCACGCGAGCGCCTGGGCTCCACCGGGCTCGGTCATGGCGTGGCCATTCCCCATGGGCGCATCAAGGGCCTCAAGGCACCGATGGCCGCGGTGTTCCAGTTACTCAACCCCATCGGCTTCGACGCGCCGGACGAATTGCCGGTCGGTCTGCTGATCTTTTTGCTGGTGCCCGAGGCGGCGACGCAAAAGCATCTGGAAATCCTGTCCGAAATTGCCGAGCTGCTCAGCGACTCGGCCTTGCGGGAGAAACTCAAGGCCTGCACCGATGCCACGGAGTTGCACGGCATGATTGCAGGCTGGCAGTCCACGCAGGCCGCCTGA